A window of the Tessaracoccus sp. MC1865 genome harbors these coding sequences:
- a CDS encoding DNA translocase FtsK: MARSVGGNSDDVAPELRRDGWGLVLLTLGAAVAARFWFYLDGPVGQWLQTGVSTVFGSLSVVVPAVLLYGAWRVLRHPHDVDAAPRTGLGWFLITLGSLGLVHIGAGLPRPNTDGMQAVRAAGGVLGYVSSSIPSDLLTVWASVPLLIVMTLLGALLVIGRPIRELGAGVSRLFGALVEHDGDPTPKDKLKLGVAVPYDSPLIDDPVEDPEVEDSYDAEVFDYLGDSYAEPDPVPAVPAEPRQVPGRPKNAEAREPEPPQHSTPPGPAEQLQLSGDVMYQLPDDQTLAPGSKPKARTEASDKVVRQLGAVLREFEIDARVTGYTRGPTVTRYEVELGSAIKVSKVTGLADNIAYAVGSNEIRILTPIPGKSAIGIEIPNLDKEVVSLGDVLRSNRAKNDHHPMTVGLGKDVEGGFVVANMAKMPHLLVAGATGSGKSSFINSLITSVMMRATPDEVRLLLVDPKRVELNQYEGIPHLVTPIITSPKKAAEALAWVVREMDMRYDDLAAFGFRHVDDFNKAVRAGQVKVPDGSERKLTPYPYLLVVVDELADLMMVAPRDVEDSVVRITQLARAAGIHLVLATQRPSTDVVTGLIKANVPSRLAFATSSMTDSRVILDQPGAEKLVGKGDGLFLPMGSSKPIRVQGAWVNESEIRDVVAFISQQLQPNYREDVAVAAGSDKKVVDDIGDDLDLVLDACRLVVELQLGSTSMLQRKLRVGFAKAGRLMDILESRGVVGPSEGSKAREVLVKPDDLDEVLANLAAG, translated from the coding sequence ATGGCCCGCAGCGTCGGGGGCAATTCCGACGACGTGGCCCCCGAGCTCCGCCGCGACGGCTGGGGGCTGGTGCTCCTCACGCTCGGCGCCGCGGTGGCCGCCCGCTTCTGGTTCTACCTCGACGGCCCAGTCGGCCAGTGGCTCCAGACGGGCGTCAGTACCGTCTTCGGCTCGCTGTCGGTGGTCGTCCCCGCGGTGCTGCTCTATGGCGCGTGGCGCGTCCTGCGGCACCCGCACGACGTCGACGCCGCCCCCCGCACCGGCCTGGGTTGGTTCCTCATCACGCTCGGTTCGCTCGGCCTCGTGCACATCGGGGCAGGACTGCCGCGCCCCAACACCGACGGCATGCAGGCGGTCCGCGCGGCCGGCGGCGTGCTCGGCTACGTCTCCTCCTCCATCCCCTCGGACCTGCTCACGGTCTGGGCGTCCGTGCCGCTGCTCATCGTCATGACGCTGCTCGGAGCGCTGCTGGTCATCGGCCGCCCCATCCGCGAACTGGGCGCCGGCGTCTCGCGTCTCTTCGGCGCGCTCGTCGAACACGACGGCGACCCCACGCCGAAGGACAAGCTCAAGCTCGGCGTGGCCGTGCCCTACGACAGCCCCCTCATCGACGACCCGGTCGAGGATCCCGAGGTCGAGGATTCCTACGATGCCGAGGTCTTCGACTATCTCGGCGACTCCTACGCCGAGCCTGACCCGGTCCCGGCCGTGCCGGCGGAACCCCGGCAGGTGCCGGGCCGTCCGAAGAACGCCGAGGCCCGCGAACCGGAGCCGCCGCAGCATTCCACGCCCCCCGGCCCGGCCGAGCAACTCCAGCTGAGCGGCGACGTCATGTACCAGCTCCCGGACGACCAGACGCTCGCGCCGGGCTCCAAGCCCAAGGCGCGCACGGAGGCGTCCGACAAGGTGGTGCGTCAACTGGGTGCCGTGCTGCGCGAGTTCGAGATCGACGCCCGGGTCACCGGCTACACCCGCGGCCCCACGGTCACCCGGTACGAGGTCGAGCTGGGTTCCGCGATCAAGGTCAGCAAGGTCACCGGCCTGGCTGACAACATCGCCTACGCGGTCGGCTCCAACGAGATCCGCATCCTCACGCCCATCCCCGGCAAGTCCGCCATCGGCATCGAGATCCCCAACCTGGACAAGGAGGTCGTCTCGCTCGGCGACGTCCTGCGCTCCAACCGCGCCAAGAACGACCACCACCCCATGACGGTCGGGCTCGGCAAGGACGTCGAGGGCGGGTTCGTGGTCGCCAACATGGCGAAGATGCCCCACCTTCTGGTGGCGGGCGCCACCGGCTCCGGCAAGTCCAGCTTCATCAACTCGCTGATCACCTCGGTGATGATGCGCGCCACGCCGGACGAGGTTCGCCTGCTCCTGGTCGACCCCAAGCGCGTGGAACTCAACCAGTACGAGGGCATCCCGCACCTGGTCACCCCCATCATCACCAGCCCGAAGAAGGCCGCCGAGGCGCTCGCCTGGGTGGTGCGCGAGATGGACATGCGCTACGACGACCTTGCCGCCTTCGGGTTCCGCCACGTCGACGACTTCAACAAGGCCGTCCGCGCCGGGCAGGTGAAGGTCCCCGACGGTTCGGAGCGCAAGCTCACGCCCTACCCGTACCTCCTGGTGGTGGTCGACGAGCTCGCCGACCTCATGATGGTGGCCCCGCGCGACGTGGAAGACTCCGTCGTGCGCATCACCCAGCTGGCCCGCGCCGCAGGCATCCACCTGGTGTTGGCAACACAGCGCCCGTCCACAGACGTCGTGACCGGCCTGATCAAGGCCAACGTGCCCTCCAGGCTCGCGTTCGCCACGTCGTCGATGACGGACTCCCGCGTCATCCTCGACCAGCCCGGCGCCGAAAAACTCGTCGGCAAGGGCGACGGGCTCTTCCTGCCCATGGGCTCCTCCAAGCCCATCCGCGTCCAGGGTGCCTGGGTCAACGAGTCCGAGATCCGCGACGTCGTGGCCTTCATCAGCCAGCAGCTCCAGCCCAACTACCGCGAGGACGTCGCGGTCGCGGCGGGGAGCGACAAGAAGGTCGTCGACGACATCGGCGACGACCTGGACCTCGTCCTCGACGCCTGCCGCCTGGTGGTCGAACTGCAGCTCGGCTCCACGTCGATGCTGCAACGCAAGCTCCGCGTCGGCTTCGCGAAGGCCGGCCGCCTGATGGACATCCTGGAGAGCAGGGGCGTGGTGGGACCGTCCGAAGGTTCCAAGGCCCGCGAGGTGCTGGTCAAGCCCGACGACCTGGACGAGGTCCTCGCCAACCTCGCCGCCGGCTGA
- a CDS encoding thiamine-phosphate kinase, whose protein sequence is MIGEFELIARVTQGLEVNSDVELSVGDDAAVVSLQGDTVVCTDILIENVHFKQQWSPAHAVGRKSVAVNVSDLEAMGCRPSAIVVALAFPKDLDPKWVDDFEAGVRAECRTAGVSLIGGDMSSSEHIVACVTAIGDTMGRAPVTRNGAQPGDIVAVRGNLGLSAAGLIALQRGFGSPKDAVLEHQTPHVPYGQGRVAAEAGATAMIDISDGLLADLGHISEGSGVSIDVVTGLLSIPDPVARVAAATGKPALGMILAGGEDHALAATFPFGTTLPEGWVRVGEVSAGTGITVDGEPYEGSMGWDHFG, encoded by the coding sequence ATGATCGGCGAATTCGAACTCATCGCCCGCGTCACCCAGGGCCTCGAGGTCAACTCCGACGTCGAACTGTCCGTCGGCGACGACGCCGCCGTCGTCTCCCTCCAGGGCGACACCGTCGTCTGCACCGACATCCTCATCGAGAACGTCCACTTCAAGCAGCAGTGGAGTCCGGCGCACGCCGTCGGGCGCAAATCCGTGGCGGTCAACGTCTCGGATCTCGAGGCCATGGGCTGCCGCCCGTCGGCCATCGTGGTGGCCCTCGCGTTCCCGAAGGACCTCGACCCCAAGTGGGTCGACGACTTCGAGGCAGGCGTGCGTGCCGAGTGCCGCACCGCCGGGGTGAGCCTCATCGGCGGTGACATGTCCAGCTCTGAGCACATCGTCGCCTGTGTCACGGCGATCGGCGACACCATGGGCCGCGCTCCCGTCACCCGTAACGGCGCCCAGCCGGGCGACATCGTCGCCGTCCGCGGCAACCTCGGCCTCTCCGCGGCGGGCCTGATCGCGTTGCAGCGCGGTTTCGGGTCCCCGAAGGACGCCGTCCTGGAGCACCAGACACCCCACGTCCCGTACGGCCAGGGCAGGGTCGCCGCTGAGGCGGGGGCCACCGCCATGATCGACATCTCCGACGGGCTGCTCGCAGACCTCGGGCACATCTCGGAAGGCTCCGGGGTCTCGATCGACGTCGTGACCGGTCTGCTGAGCATCCCGGACCCGGTGGCCCGCGTGGCCGCCGCCACCGGCAAGCCCGCCCTCGGCATGATCCTGGCAGGGGGAGAGGATCATGCGCTCGCGGCGACCTTCCCGTTCGGTACGACCCTTCCAGAGGGTTGGGTACGCGTCGGCGAGGTCAGCGCCGGCACCGGGATCACCGTCGACGGCGAGCCGTACGAGGGCTCCATGGGCTGGGACCACTTCGGCTGA
- a CDS encoding D-alanine--D-alanine ligase family protein: MSERTRVALIFGGQSSEHGISCLTAASVLKAIDKGRYDVHGIGISRTGRWTQVPLEVIEAYRIVDGQAPQVAEPQHDAVWMVGEDGCEVATRSGEKLVDIHRIDVAFALLHGPFGEDGTLQGMFEMMGIRYVGSGVTASAVGMDKHFMKVAFEAAGLPVWPYVVASAHRLTHDRAAVLEEINRLEYPLFIKPARGGSSIGIVRITDPAELDDAIAEAQKWDPKIVVEQGFVGARELEVAVLGDPDGTDGCRTSVVGEIRVQAEDGFYDYEAKYFDEDGAALDAPAQLDDDLAARLRALAVRAYHAVDAEGLVRADFFVTDDGAWINEVNTMPGFTEISMYPTLWQESGMTYPELVDQLISLAMSRPVGLR, encoded by the coding sequence GTGAGTGAACGCACCCGGGTCGCACTGATCTTCGGCGGCCAGTCGTCGGAGCACGGCATTTCGTGCCTGACGGCCGCCTCGGTACTGAAGGCCATCGACAAGGGGCGCTACGACGTCCACGGCATCGGCATTTCCCGCACCGGGCGCTGGACCCAGGTGCCGCTCGAGGTCATCGAGGCCTATCGCATCGTCGACGGCCAGGCGCCCCAGGTCGCCGAGCCGCAGCACGACGCGGTGTGGATGGTGGGGGAGGACGGCTGTGAGGTCGCCACCCGGTCCGGTGAGAAGCTCGTCGACATCCACCGCATCGATGTCGCCTTCGCGCTCCTGCACGGTCCCTTCGGCGAGGACGGCACGCTCCAGGGCATGTTCGAGATGATGGGGATCCGCTACGTCGGTTCAGGCGTCACGGCCTCGGCCGTCGGCATGGACAAGCACTTCATGAAGGTGGCCTTCGAGGCTGCAGGGCTGCCCGTGTGGCCCTACGTCGTCGCCTCCGCCCACCGCCTCACCCACGACAGAGCGGCCGTGCTCGAGGAGATCAACCGCCTCGAGTACCCCCTGTTCATCAAGCCGGCCCGCGGTGGTTCCTCCATCGGCATCGTCCGCATCACGGATCCCGCCGAGCTCGACGACGCCATCGCCGAGGCCCAGAAGTGGGATCCGAAGATCGTCGTGGAGCAGGGCTTCGTCGGCGCACGCGAACTCGAGGTCGCGGTCCTCGGCGACCCCGACGGCACGGACGGCTGCCGCACCTCCGTGGTCGGCGAGATCCGCGTGCAGGCCGAGGACGGCTTCTACGACTACGAGGCTAAGTACTTCGACGAGGACGGCGCCGCTCTCGACGCCCCCGCCCAGCTCGACGACGACCTCGCCGCCCGGCTTCGCGCCCTCGCCGTGCGGGCCTACCACGCCGTCGACGCCGAGGGCCTGGTCCGCGCCGATTTCTTCGTCACGGATGACGGCGCCTGGATCAATGAGGTCAACACGATGCCCGGTTTCACCGAGATCTCCATGTACCCCACACTGTGGCAGGAGAGCGGGATGACGTACCCCGAACTCGTGGACCAACTCATCAGCCTGGCGATGTCCCGGCCGGTGGGGCTGCGATGA
- a CDS encoding 1-acyl-sn-glycerol-3-phosphate acyltransferase — translation MSTLERRRKPWRLPLSEVNREHGPWVYRHLVLGFVRLVIPLVARRHWAGQHHVPQDGGLLVVANHLSNFDPIVLGEYLIYSGRWPRFLGKSEIWKVPVLGWIARKCEQIPVYRNTEQARDSLIHARRALERGKCVIIYPEGTITADPDGWPMTGRRGAAQLALETGVTVMPVAQVGADQILGRKHLEWRKLFGGRRDVHIQAGTPLDLSAFAAQNPDGGEAPKELLDQVTDHFLDVLTAMVADLRGEEPPEGRWDMRAGRRVDSSTH, via the coding sequence GTGAGCACGCTCGAGCGCCGCCGCAAACCGTGGCGGCTCCCGCTGAGCGAGGTCAACCGCGAGCACGGTCCGTGGGTCTACCGGCATCTCGTGCTGGGGTTCGTCCGGCTCGTGATCCCGCTGGTGGCCAGGCGACATTGGGCGGGTCAGCACCACGTCCCCCAGGACGGCGGCCTGCTCGTGGTGGCGAACCACCTCTCCAACTTCGATCCCATCGTGTTGGGCGAGTACCTCATCTACAGCGGCCGCTGGCCCCGTTTCCTCGGCAAGTCCGAGATCTGGAAGGTACCCGTGCTGGGCTGGATCGCCCGCAAGTGTGAGCAGATCCCCGTGTACCGGAACACGGAACAGGCCCGCGACTCCCTCATCCATGCGCGCCGCGCGCTCGAGCGCGGCAAGTGCGTGATCATCTACCCGGAGGGCACCATCACCGCGGACCCCGACGGGTGGCCGATGACCGGGCGCCGCGGAGCCGCTCAACTCGCCCTGGAGACAGGGGTCACCGTGATGCCCGTCGCCCAGGTCGGGGCGGACCAGATCCTCGGTCGCAAACACCTCGAATGGAGGAAACTCTTCGGTGGTCGCCGGGACGTGCACATCCAGGCCGGTACACCCCTTGATCTCAGCGCCTTCGCCGCTCAGAACCCCGACGGCGGGGAGGCCCCGAAGGAACTCCTCGACCAGGTCACGGACCACTTCCTGGACGTGCTGACCGCGATGGTCGCGGACCTGCGAGGCGAGGAGCCGCCCGAGGGGCGTTGGGACATGCGAGCGGGAAGACGCGTAGACTCCTCGACGCACTAG
- the rarD gene encoding EamA family transporter RarD — MTDSNKGLGYGLAAYGLWGLFPLYFVLFERSGALEVVAHRAVWSLVFCAVLLTVLGQWRHLKKAFADRRTVLSLAVAGVLIVVNWSTYVFAVLTGHTLETALGYFINPLAVAGLGILVLGERLRPLQWTAMCFGLASVIVMVVAYGQVPWAALTLAASFGTYSLVKKLAGRSVGALPGLAIETGAVAPIAIGFLIYLAVTGQSTATGGYSALLTTTGIVTAIPLLLFAAAARRVSMVTIAILQYIAPIGQFLLGWLYFGEPMPPSRWAGFALIWVAVLLFVTDAIVVTRRRAPRP; from the coding sequence ATGACGGACTCCAACAAGGGGCTGGGCTATGGTCTGGCCGCCTACGGTTTGTGGGGCCTGTTCCCGCTCTACTTCGTGTTGTTCGAGCGCTCAGGGGCGCTGGAGGTGGTGGCCCACCGGGCAGTTTGGTCGCTGGTCTTCTGCGCCGTGTTGCTGACCGTCCTCGGGCAGTGGCGCCATCTGAAGAAAGCCTTCGCTGATCGTCGCACCGTCCTGTCGCTGGCCGTCGCCGGCGTGTTGATCGTCGTCAACTGGTCCACCTACGTCTTCGCGGTGCTCACGGGCCACACCCTCGAGACGGCGCTGGGCTACTTCATCAACCCGCTGGCCGTGGCGGGCCTCGGCATCCTGGTGCTGGGCGAGCGGCTGCGTCCGCTCCAGTGGACGGCAATGTGCTTCGGCCTGGCCTCCGTCATCGTCATGGTGGTCGCCTACGGCCAGGTGCCGTGGGCGGCCCTCACACTCGCCGCCTCCTTCGGCACCTACTCGCTGGTCAAGAAGCTCGCCGGGCGCTCCGTCGGCGCTCTGCCCGGCCTCGCCATCGAGACGGGCGCCGTGGCACCCATCGCCATCGGCTTCCTCATCTATCTCGCCGTCACCGGCCAGTCGACGGCCACCGGCGGCTACAGCGCGCTCTTGACCACCACCGGCATCGTGACGGCGATCCCGCTGCTGCTCTTCGCTGCCGCGGCGCGCCGCGTCTCCATGGTGACCATCGCGATCCTTCAGTACATCGCGCCGATCGGGCAGTTCCTCCTGGGCTGGCTGTACTTCGGCGAGCCGATGCCACCCAGCCGCTGGGCGGGTTTCGCCCTGATCTGGGTCGCTGTCCTGTTGTTCGTCACGGACGCCATCGTGGTCACGCGTCGCAGGGCTCCGCGGCCCTAG
- a CDS encoding alpha/beta fold hydrolase, which translates to MPTVTTADGVTLNYTDTGGAGRPLVLIHGWPLSGEAFARNIPRFEEAGHRVITYDRRGFGKSDKPADGYDYDTLADDLKSLLDELDLHGAVLLGFSMGGGEVARYVGRYGSDRVAGTIFSGSVTPALCITDDNPDGAMPMEGFRGMADQCRDDRDGFLEKFIGWFYSTEERGLQVDDDVRLGALEIARQSDPHAAVETILIWAADLRDDCRAIDVPTLVIHGDGDLNVPISKSSERMHQYIPQAQLAVIEGGPHGLNDSHAREWNMDVLDFLETLD; encoded by the coding sequence ATGCCCACTGTCACCACTGCCGACGGCGTCACCCTCAACTACACCGACACCGGCGGCGCAGGCCGGCCGCTGGTGCTGATCCACGGCTGGCCCCTCTCCGGGGAGGCCTTCGCCCGCAACATTCCGCGCTTCGAAGAGGCGGGTCACCGCGTCATCACCTACGACCGACGTGGCTTCGGCAAATCCGACAAGCCTGCGGACGGCTACGACTACGACACCCTGGCCGACGACCTCAAGTCGCTGCTCGATGAACTCGACCTCCACGGCGCCGTGCTCCTCGGCTTCTCGATGGGCGGGGGAGAGGTCGCCCGCTACGTGGGCAGGTACGGCTCCGACAGGGTGGCCGGCACCATCTTCTCCGGCTCGGTCACCCCCGCGCTGTGCATCACGGACGACAACCCGGACGGTGCCATGCCGATGGAGGGCTTCAGGGGGATGGCGGACCAGTGCCGCGACGACCGCGACGGCTTCCTGGAGAAGTTCATCGGCTGGTTCTACTCGACCGAGGAACGTGGCCTGCAGGTCGACGACGACGTCCGGCTGGGCGCTCTGGAGATCGCCAGGCAGTCCGATCCCCACGCCGCGGTGGAGACCATCCTGATCTGGGCGGCCGACCTGCGCGACGACTGCCGCGCCATCGACGTCCCCACCCTCGTGATCCATGGCGACGGTGACCTCAACGTGCCGATCAGCAAGTCGAGCGAGCGGATGCACCAGTACATCCCCCAGGCACAGCTCGCGGTCATCGAGGGCGGCCCGCACGGGCTCAACGATTCGCATGCCCGCGAATGGAACATGGATGTCCTCGACTTCTTGGAGACGCTGGACTAG
- a CDS encoding bifunctional nuclease family protein, whose product MIQVDLTSMAIDARGLPVVLLKPSVPREDLKVFLPIWIGGQEATAIMVALEGAVLARPMSYDLMSRLLEAMDATVDRVAVTRLEAGTFYAEITLGTAEGPKVIDARPSDSIALALRVGAPIFVAEEVLREAGIHEGELSEAEEEAQVEQFSEFLDTVDPDDFRG is encoded by the coding sequence ATGATCCAAGTCGACCTCACCAGTATGGCTATCGATGCTCGTGGGCTTCCGGTGGTGCTGTTGAAGCCCAGCGTGCCACGCGAAGACCTCAAGGTGTTCCTGCCCATCTGGATCGGTGGGCAGGAGGCCACGGCCATCATGGTCGCGCTCGAGGGAGCCGTCCTGGCCCGGCCCATGTCCTACGACCTGATGTCCCGGCTCCTGGAGGCGATGGATGCCACGGTGGACAGGGTGGCGGTCACGCGGCTCGAGGCGGGAACCTTCTATGCGGAGATCACCCTCGGCACGGCTGAGGGTCCCAAGGTGATCGACGCCAGGCCGTCGGACTCCATCGCGCTCGCGCTGCGGGTGGGTGCGCCCATCTTCGTCGCGGAGGAAGTGCTGCGCGAGGCCGGCATCCACGAGGGCGAACTGTCTGAGGCCGAGGAAGAGGCACAGGTCGAGCAGTTCAGCGAGTTCCTGGACACCGTCGACCCGGATGACTTCCGCGGCTGA
- a CDS encoding metal-sulfur cluster assembly factor, with translation MTEPRPSDLVKDTLPDVDIEKPAGGTAVPSVDEVLEAMKDVVDPELMVNVVDLGLVYGAQVDDEANVTIDMTLTSPTCPLTDKIEYDTKYVLDGLANSVAINWVWLPPWTLEMITEDGREQLRAIGYNL, from the coding sequence ATGACTGAACCCCGACCCAGCGACCTGGTGAAGGACACCTTGCCCGACGTCGACATCGAGAAGCCGGCCGGCGGCACCGCGGTGCCCTCGGTCGACGAGGTGCTCGAGGCCATGAAGGACGTCGTCGACCCCGAACTGATGGTCAACGTGGTGGACCTCGGCCTGGTGTACGGCGCCCAGGTCGACGACGAGGCCAACGTCACCATCGACATGACGCTGACGTCGCCCACCTGCCCGCTGACCGACAAGATCGAATACGACACGAAGTACGTGCTCGACGGCCTGGCGAACTCCGTGGCCATCAACTGGGTGTGGCTGCCGCCGTGGACGCTCGAGATGATCACCGAGGACGGCCGCGAGCAGTTGCGGGCCATCGGTTACAACCTCTGA
- the sufU gene encoding Fe-S cluster assembly sulfur transfer protein SufU — MNIDELYQTIILDHYREKHHAGLREPFQAEVHHVNPSCGDELTLRVQIDDGKVTDISYDAEGCSISQASVSIMTDLLIGTPVEHAMEMHDQFLAVMHSQGAIVPDEDVFEDAIAFAGVSKFPARVKCALLGWSAMRDAALQATA, encoded by the coding sequence ATGAACATCGACGAGCTGTACCAGACGATCATCCTCGATCACTACCGCGAGAAGCACCACGCGGGGCTGCGCGAGCCGTTCCAGGCGGAGGTCCACCACGTGAACCCCTCCTGTGGCGACGAACTGACGCTCCGCGTGCAGATCGACGACGGCAAGGTGACCGACATCTCGTACGACGCCGAAGGTTGCTCGATCTCACAGGCGTCCGTGTCGATCATGACGGACCTGCTGATCGGCACCCCCGTCGAGCACGCGATGGAGATGCACGACCAGTTCCTGGCGGTCATGCACAGCCAGGGCGCCATCGTCCCCGACGAGGACGTCTTCGAGGACGCCATCGCCTTCGCGGGCGTGTCCAAGTTCCCCGCCCGCGTCAAGTGTGCGCTGCTCGGCTGGTCGGCCATGCGCGACGCTGCCCTCCAGGCCACGGCCTGA
- a CDS encoding cysteine desulfurase, which produces MMLDTNLIRADFPILRRRVGESPLAYLDSANTSQKPRQVVDAVAEHYLQHNANVARAMHLLGAEATEAFENARGKVARFIGASRGEEIVFTKNASEALNLVANSLGAGLKPGDEVVISVMEHHSNIVPWQMACQRSGATLRWFDITEEGRLDLEAAARDNLINERTRIVSITAVSNVLGTHNPVTLLAEKAHAVGALLVVDGSQSVPHQVTDVSTMGADLLAFTAHKMLGPTGVGVLWGRYELLANMPPFLGGGEMIEIVEMERSTYAAPPHRFEAGTPPIAQAVGLGAAVDYLTRVGMDAIAEHEHEITKYALAKLTAIEGLRILGPTVAEDRGSAISFNIANVHPHDVMQVLDSRGVAIRGGHHCARPLHKRLGHQSSTRASSYLYTTPAEIDALADALVFTSNYFAPKLKG; this is translated from the coding sequence CTGATGCTGGACACCAACCTGATCCGGGCCGACTTCCCCATCCTGCGGCGCAGGGTGGGGGAGTCCCCGTTGGCCTACCTCGACTCGGCGAACACCTCGCAGAAGCCGCGCCAGGTGGTCGACGCCGTGGCCGAGCACTACCTGCAGCACAACGCGAACGTGGCGCGCGCCATGCACCTCCTGGGTGCTGAGGCGACCGAGGCGTTCGAGAATGCGCGGGGGAAGGTGGCCCGGTTCATCGGTGCGTCCCGTGGCGAGGAGATCGTCTTCACCAAGAACGCCTCCGAGGCGCTCAACCTGGTGGCCAACTCCCTGGGCGCCGGGCTCAAGCCCGGCGATGAGGTGGTCATCTCCGTCATGGAGCACCACTCCAACATCGTGCCCTGGCAGATGGCCTGCCAGCGTTCCGGCGCCACGCTGCGCTGGTTCGACATCACGGAGGAGGGCCGCCTCGACCTCGAGGCCGCCGCACGCGACAATCTCATCAACGAGCGCACCAGGATCGTGTCGATCACGGCCGTGAGCAACGTGTTGGGCACGCACAACCCGGTGACGCTCCTCGCTGAGAAGGCGCACGCCGTCGGGGCGCTGCTGGTGGTCGACGGTTCGCAGTCGGTTCCGCACCAGGTCACCGACGTGTCGACCATGGGCGCCGACCTGTTGGCCTTCACGGCGCACAAGATGCTCGGCCCGACGGGCGTCGGCGTGCTGTGGGGCCGCTACGAGCTGCTCGCCAACATGCCGCCGTTCCTGGGTGGCGGCGAGATGATCGAGATCGTCGAGATGGAACGCTCGACCTACGCGGCGCCGCCGCACCGGTTCGAGGCCGGCACCCCGCCGATCGCTCAGGCCGTGGGTCTGGGAGCTGCCGTCGACTACCTGACGCGCGTCGGCATGGATGCCATCGCCGAGCATGAGCACGAGATCACCAAGTACGCTCTCGCCAAGCTGACGGCCATCGAGGGTCTGAGGATCCTCGGCCCGACTGTCGCCGAGGATCGCGGCAGCGCCATCTCGTTCAACATCGCCAACGTGCATCCGCACGACGTGATGCAGGTGCTGGACTCGCGCGGGGTCGCCATCCGGGGTGGCCACCACTGCGCCCGCCCGTTGCACAAGCGCCTGGGACACCAGAGCTCGACACGTGCGTCGTCGTACCTGTACACCACCCCTGCGGAGATCGACGCGTTGGCTGACGCGCTGGTCTTCACCAGCAACTACTTCGCCCCGAAGCTGAAGGGCTGA
- the sufC gene encoding Fe-S cluster assembly ATPase SufC — protein MSTLVISDLHVDIQTEDGPKRILKGVNLTINPGEIHALMGPNGSGKSTLAYAIAGHPKYTITQGTVTLDGEDLTALSVDERARAGLFLAMQYPVEVPGVSVANFLRTAKTAIDGEAPKVRTWVKEVEQTLTELQLDKSFSGRSVNEGFSGGEKKRHEIAQLQLLNPKAAILDETDSGLDIDALRIVSEGVNKYSAQGDRAVVLITHYTRILRYIEPTFVHVFVDGRIVAEGGKELAENLEAEGYEKYIKEAANA, from the coding sequence ATGTCAACCCTCGTCATCTCCGACCTACACGTCGACATCCAGACCGAGGACGGCCCGAAGCGGATCCTCAAGGGCGTCAACCTCACCATCAACCCCGGTGAGATCCACGCCCTCATGGGCCCCAACGGCTCGGGCAAGTCGACGCTGGCCTACGCCATCGCCGGTCACCCCAAGTACACGATCACCCAGGGCACCGTCACCCTCGACGGTGAGGACCTCACCGCTCTGTCGGTCGACGAGCGCGCCCGCGCCGGCCTCTTCCTCGCCATGCAGTACCCGGTCGAAGTGCCCGGCGTGTCCGTCGCCAACTTCCTCCGCACCGCCAAGACCGCCATCGACGGTGAGGCTCCCAAGGTCCGCACCTGGGTCAAGGAGGTCGAGCAGACGCTCACCGAGCTGCAGCTCGACAAGTCCTTCTCCGGCCGCTCCGTGAACGAGGGCTTCTCCGGCGGTGAGAAGAAGCGTCACGAGATCGCCCAGCTCCAGCTGCTCAACCCCAAGGCGGCCATCCTCGACGAGACCGATTCGGGCCTCGACATCGATGCGCTGCGCATCGTCTCCGAGGGCGTGAACAAGTACTCGGCGCAGGGTGACCGCGCCGTCGTCCTCATCACCCACTACACCCGCATCCTGCGCTACATCGAGCCCACGTTCGTGCACGTCTTCGTCGACGGCCGCATCGTGGCCGAGGGGGGCAAGGAACTGGCCGAGAACCTCGAGGCCGAGGGCTACGAGAAGTACATCAAGGAAGCTGCCAACGCCTGA
- a CDS encoding non-heme iron oxygenase ferredoxin subunit has translation MSPQAVCKVTDLTTDVPFAVEVDDELTVAIVRHGGKIYAIEDECSHGKVALSEGDVVDDTIECYLHGSVFDLATGRPLNLPATEPVRVFACHIEGDDVLIDVHATVTQY, from the coding sequence GTGAGCCCCCAGGCGGTCTGCAAGGTCACGGACCTGACGACGGACGTCCCTTTCGCCGTGGAGGTGGATGATGAGCTCACCGTCGCCATCGTCCGCCACGGCGGGAAGATCTACGCGATCGAGGACGAGTGCAGCCACGGCAAGGTGGCTCTCTCCGAGGGAGACGTCGTCGACGACACGATCGAGTGCTACCTGCACGGATCGGTCTTCGACCTGGCCACCGGCCGCCCGCTCAACCTGCCCGCCACGGAGCCGGTGCGCGTCTTCGCGTGCCACATCGAAGGCGACGACGTCCTGATCGACGTCCATGCCACCGTCACCCAGTACTGA